The genomic DNA CCATCGTCGCCGCCCTCGCCTCCGACGCCGAGCTGCTCCTGCTCGACGAGCCCACCGCGGGTCTCGACCCGCTCATGGAGGTCGTCTTCCAGGACGTCATCACCCAGGCGAAGGCCGATGGCAAGACCGTCCTGCTGTCCAGCCACATCCTCGCGCAGGTGGAGAAGCTTGCGGACAAGGTGAGCATCATCCGGCTGGGGAAGATCGTGCAATCGGGCACGCTCAGCGAGATGCGCCACCTGACCCGTACGACCATTGAGGCCGAGACCGAGCGGCCCGCCACCGGCATCGACCAACTGCCCGGCATCCACCAGCTCCGTACCGACGACAGCCGGGTGCACTTCGCCGTCGACGGCGAGCACCTCGACGCCGCCGTGCGGCGGCTCGGCGAGTTCGGCATCCGCAGTCTGGTGAGCCATCCCCCCACCCTGGAGGAGCTGATGCTCCGCCACTACGGCGACGAGCTGGAGCACAACGGCCACCACTCGGAGGCGGGAGCGGCCTGATGTCTGCCACCCCCTCCGCCACCAACGACACCGAGGGCATGGGCGCCCCCGGCGCCACGACGTCCCGGCCGCTCGCGCCCCCGCGCGCCGCCGACGGCGGCGGTGCGCTCGCCGGCACCGGGACGCTCTTCCGGTTCGCCCTGCGCCGGGACCGCGTACGGCTGCCCGTGTGGGTGCTCGCGCTGTTCCTCGGCACCGCCTCCAGCGTCAGCAGCTTCGACACGTCGTACAACACGGCCAAGAAGCGCGCAGACATCGCCGAGACCATGGACAGCCCCGCCGGCCTGGCCATGACCGGCCCGCGGCACTACCTCGACGACTACAACATCGGCTCGATGACCGGCCACCAGATGCTCGGCTTCACGGCCGTGCTCGTCGGCATCATGAGCGTGCTCATCATCTCCCGGCACACCAGGACCGAGGAGGAGACCAACCGCGCCGAGCTGGTGCGCTCCGGGGTCGTCGGCCGGCACTCCTACCTCGCCGCCGCGCTCGGCGTCGCCGTCGTCGCCAACGTGGCGCTCGGGCTGCTGCTGGCAGCCGGCCTGTCCGGCATGGGCGTCGACGGCGTCGACGGCAAGGGCGCGCTGCTCTACGGCCTCGCGCACACGGCCGTCGGCATCTTCTTCGCCGCCGTCGCCGCGATCACCGTGCAGGTCACCGCGTACGCGCGCGGGGCGTCCGGCATGGCGATGGCCGTCATCGGCGCGGCGTACGCGCTGCGCGCCGCAGGCGACGTCGGCAACGACTGGGTGTCGTGGCTCTCGCCGATCGGCTGGGTCCAGCGCACCTACGTCTTCGTCGACAACCGCTGGTGGCCGCTGCTGCTCGTGCTCGCCGCGGCCGTGGTCTGCGCGGCGGCCGGCTTCTTCCTCAGCACCCGCCGCGACGTCGGCGCGGGCCTGCGGGCCGCCCGCCTGGGCAGCCCCGTCGGCTCGGAAGGGCTCACCACCCCGCTCGGCTTCGCGCTCCGGCTGCACCGCGGCCTGCTCGCCGGCTTCGGCGCGGGCGCGCTGCTGCTCGGCGTGATGTACGGGTCGATCCTCGGCGACGCCGAGGAGATGATCGACGGCATCGACGAGCTGGAGGAGCAGCTCGCCGAGGTCGGCGGCGCCAACGTGGCGGAGTCGTTCGCCTCGGTGGTGATGATCGTGCTCGCGGTCGTCTGCTCGATCTACGTCGTGATGGCCGCCCTGCGCCCGCGCGCGGAGGAGTCCGCGGGCCGCGCCGAGCCGCTGCTCGCCACCGCGCTGTCGCGCGACCGGTGGGTGCTCAGCCACACGTTCGTCGGCGCGGCCGGCGGCACGGCGCTGATCCTGCTCGCCGGCATCGGCTTCGGCGCCTCGGGCGCGGCCTCCACCGGCGACGGCGGGCTCTTCCTCAAGCTCGTCGGCGCGGCCCTGGCCTTCGCCCCGGCCCTGTGGGTCACGATCGGCCTGGCGGTCGCCCTCTTCGGGTGGTTCCCGCGGGCCGTGGCGGCCGCCTGGGTGGTCCCGGTGTACGGGTTCGTCGTCGACTACCTCGGCGAGATCCTCAAGTTCCCGGACATCCTGGGCGACCTGTCCCCCTTCGGGCACATCCCGCAGCTCCCGGCGCAGGACATGTCCTGGCCGCCGCTGCTGGTGCTGACGGCGATCGCCGTGGGGCTGGTGTGGCTGGGCCTGCTGGGCTTCCGGCGGCGGGATCTGGAGACGAAGTAGCGGTACGGGGGCGGGCGTCCGGCCGGAAGGCGGGGCGCCCGCCCCGACGCGTGCGCCGTACGACCCGCAGGCGCGCCCGCGTACGGCCCGCAGGCCCACGCACGTACGACCGGAAGCCCGCGCGCGTACGACCGTGCACCCCGGTCCGTACGGCCCGCGCCCCCGCGTTAATTCGCTCGCCCCGCACCCGCCCGCGCTGCTTGACTCCCGCCCCGTGACGCGGCGAGCCGGTCGCACGTCTCGGTGTACGAGAAAGTCTGATCAGCCGGAACCGGCGGGCGGGAGCAGGAAGTTCTCGCCCGTACGGCCGGCCAGCCAGTCCCGTACGTTGGCGAGCGTCGCCTCGGTGATCTGGCCGACCGCGTCGGCGGTGAAGTACGCCTGGTGCGAGGTGACCAGGACGTTGCCGAAGGTCATCAGGCGGGCCAGCCGGTCGTCCGTCATCACCTCCATCGACCGGTCGTGGTGGAACAGCCCGGCCTCCTCCTCGTACACGTCCAGGCCCACGCCGCCAAGACGCCCGGCGCGCAGCGTCTCGATCAGGGCGTCGGTGTCGACGAGGCCGCCGCGGCTGGAGTTGACGAGGATCGCGTCGTCCTTCATGGCCGCCAGCGCCGCCGCGTCCACCGTGTGGTGCGTCTCGGGCAGCAGCGGCGCGTGCAGGCTGATCAGGTCGGACTCGGCGAACAGCCGGTCCGTGCCGACGTACTCCATGCCCAGCGCCAGGCAGTCCGGGTTCTCCACGACGTCGCTGCCGAGCAGCCGCATACCGAAGCCGTGCGCGATGCGGGCGAAGACCTCGCCGATCTTCCCGGTTCCGAGGATGCCGGCGGTACGGCCGTGGAAGTCGCGGCCCATGAGCCCGTCGAGGCGGAAGTCGAACTCGCGGGAGCGGGTGGCGGCGCGGACGAGGCGGCGGTTGACGGCGAGGGCCAGGGCCCAGGCGAACTCCGCGACGGAGTACGGGGAGTAGTGCGAGACGCGGGCGACGGCCAGGCCGGCGTCCCGGGCGGCGTGGAGGTCGATGTTGTTGTAGCCGGTGGAGCGCTGGGCGAGGAACCGGGTGCCGCCCGCGGCGAGGCGGTGCAGGGCGGTGCCGTCCAGCTCGTCGTTGGCGCCGGTGAGGACGATCTCGTAGCCGGCGGCGGTGGGCACGGTGTCGCGGTTGAGGAACAGGTCGAGGCAGCGCAGGGTGTGCTCGCCGCCGAACGCCGCCGCGAAGGCGGGCTCGATCACCGGCAGCTCGTCGGCCTGCACGCCGTACGCGACGATCTCCATGGCTGCGCCTCCTCTGCCGACCATGCTCCGCACACCATGCTCCGGGCGCGCCGGCCCCTCGGCCTCCCGGCTTACGCCGAACGGCCCTCCTTCAGCCGCCGCACGGCCTCCGTCAGCACCTCGTCCTTCTTGCAGAAGGCGAACCGCACGATGCAGCGCCCGGCGTCCGGGTCGTCGTAGAACACCTGCGTCGGCACCGCGACGACCCCGCAGCGCTCGGGCAGCGACATGCAGTACGCGACGCCGTCCTTCTCGCCGAGGGGGGTGATGTCGGCGGTGATGAAGTACGTGCCGGCCGGGCGGAAGACGCGCAGTCCCGCCTCCGTGAGCCCGGCGGCGAGGAGGTCGCGCTTGCGCAGCAGGTCGGCGCGGAGGCCGGTGAGGTAGGCGTCCGGCAGCGCCAGCGCCTCGGCGACGGCGTACTGGAAGGGGCCGGCGCTGACGTACGTCAGGTACTGCTTGGCGGTGCGCACGGCGGCGACCAGCGGCGCGGGGGCGGTGACCCAGCCGACCTTCCAGCCGGTGAAGGAGTAGCTCTTGCCGGCCGACGAGATGGACACCGTGCGCTCGCGCATACCGGGGAGGGCGGCGAGCGGGATGTGCGCGCCGTCGAACACGAGGTGCTCGTAGACCTCGTCGGTGACGACGAGGAGGTCGCGCTCGCGGGCGAGGGCGGCGACGGCCTCCAGCTCGGTGCGGTCGAGGACGGTGCCGGTGGGGTTGTGGGGGGAGTTGAGGAGGATGAGGCGGGTGGCGGGGGTGACGGCGGCGCGCAGCTCGTCGAGGTCGAGCCGGTACGCGGGGGCGCCTGCGCCGGCGCCCGTGTCGGGGCGCAGGGTGACGGGGACGCGGCGGGCGCCGGCCATGGCGATGCCGGCGGCGTACGAGTCGTAGTACGGCTCCAGGGCGATCACCTCGTTGCCCGGCTCCAGCAGCGCGAGCAGCGCCGCGGCGACCGCCTCGGTGGCCCCGGCGGTGACGAGGACCTCCGACTCGGGGTCCCACTCCAGCCCGTACCACCGCCGCTGGTGCTCCGCGACGGCGTGCCGCAGCTCGGGGATCCCGGGCCCGGGCGGGTACTGGTTGCCGCGGCCCTCCCGGATGGCCCGTACGGCCGCCTCCGCGACCTCCGCGGGGCCGTCGGTGTCGGGGAAGCCCTGGCCCAGATTGATCGCCCCGGTGCGTACGGCGAGGGCGGACATCTCGGCGAAGATCGTGGTCACGAAGGGCGTCAGACGGCTGCTCAGCGGTGGGCGTCCCATGGGGACATGCTTGCACGGCGGAGGGTTGAGGAGGCCGTGCGCGGGGCACATCCGGTGTTACAGCGGACCTCCGCGGGGGCGGGGGAGATTGGAAGGTCCGATGGGATTCATCATTTTCGGCGTGGCCGCGATCGGGCTGGTCGTGGCACTGTCCGTCACCCTCTCCAGGCGTACCACCTACCGCGGCGTGCCGTCAGGCACGGGCCGCCGGGGCTTCGCGGGCGGGAGCAGTGGCGGGGCGGACACGGGCTTCTGGGGCGGGGACGGGGGCGGCGGGGACTGCGGCGGGGGTGGCGGCGGTGACGGAGGCGGCGGCGGGTGTTAGTTGTCAGAAAGTGAACAACTGACCAGTCGCGCGCCCGCGCGATGGAAACCCGGTGAAGAAGGGTAAAAACGCTGTCGGCGGGCCGCACTTCATGATTCCGTATTTCCCGGGCGCATTCCCCTTCTGCCGGGGCGTGCCCGCGTGCTTCTCGGCCTGCGCCCGCATTCGTGGTCCCGCCATGTGGCGGGCGGCGCGATGTCTTTCCATCTGCCTGCGGAGCCGACCCATGCTCACCACTCTCAAGACCTCGTACACGGATACCCGGGCCCAGGACCTCGCATGGCGGCTCGGGATGGACCCCATGCCGGCCCTCGCGGTGCTCGACCTGCGCCTCGGCTCCGCCGACGTACAGCTCAGACTGCTCGGTGCCTCGCATCAAGTGCTGCTCAGAGACGGCGACTCGGCGTGTTCCGAGACGGTCGCCTGTCTGCCGGGCAGCAGCACACCGCTCCCCCTCGGCGTGGCCAAGCAGGTCGCCGGGTGGGAGTACGAGTTCGCCGCCCGGGTCGAGACGCTGACCCGGGGGGCCTTCGAGTCCCGCGCCCAGGAGCTGCTGGCGCTGGTCGCCGACCACCCGCGCGGGCTCGCCGGCACGTTCCCCGGCAGCCCGCACGCGTTCACCGCGCTGCTGGTGCACCGTCAGGGTGACGTCGTCGGCTGGCGCACATGGCACTCGTATCCGCAGGAAGGACGCCTGGTGGCGACGCGGACGACGATGGCCGCGCGGGTCGCGGAGCCGGTCTAGGACGGTCGCCGGGCGCGCCGCCCATGCTGTGGACAGGGGGCAATTCGCCTATGCCCAGGGCATATTGCACACGTGTGGGTGACAAGGGGCGGCACCGGCGCAAACGTATCGTTCCTCCGTGATCGAACCGTACGAGCAGACGACGCGCGCCCCCGGCCGCGCCCGCGCGCTGCCGGGCGCGCCGCCGCCCGCCCTCCCGGTGCCGCCCGCCACCGGGCGGTTTCTCGTGCTCGCCACCGTCTTCGTCTGCGCGGCCTGCGGGTTGGTGTACGAGCTGGAGCTGGTGGCCCTCGGGTCGTACCTGATCGGCGACTCCGTCACCCAGGCGTCCGTCGTGCTGTCCGTCATGGTCTTCGCGATGGGCGTCGGCTCGCTGCTGGCCAAGCGGCTGCGGATCCGCGCGGCCGTCGCCTTCGGCGGCGTCGAGGCGGTGCTCGCGCTGCTCGGCGGGCTCTCGGCGATGGCGCTGCACGCGTGCTTCGCGTGGTTCGGCCAGCCGCGGTTCGTGCTCGTGGCGTACGCGCTGGCGATCGGCGTGCTGATCGGCGCCGAGGTGCCGCTGCTGATGACGCTGATCCAGCGCGTCCGGCGGCAGGACCCGGGCGGCGCGGTGGCCGACCTCTTCGCGGCGGACTACGTGGGCGCGCTGGCCGGCGGCCTGGCCTTCCCGTTCGTGCTGCTGCCGTGGCTCGGGCAGCTCTCCAGCGCGCTCATCACGGGGGCGGTCAACGCCACGGCGGGGTGTGCGCTGGTGCTCTATCTCTTCCGGCACGACCTGAGCCGGCGCGCACGCTGGGCGCTGTTCGCGGCGAACGCGACGGTCCTGGCGCTCCTCGCGCTTGCCGCACTCCTGTCCGCCCCTTTCGAACGTGCGGCCAGAAACGCGGTCTACGGCTCGGAGGTGCGGGTGGCGCAGACGACCGACGTCCAGGAGATCGTCCTCACGGCGGACAAGGGCGGGGCCGTGGCGCTCTACCTCGACGGGCAGTTGCGCGTGGACTCCGCGGACGAGCAGCGCTACCACGAGGCGCTGATGCGGCCCGCGCTGGCCGCGCCGGACTCGCGGCGGCGGGTCCTCGTCCTCGGCGGCGGCGACGGCCTCGCGGCCCGCGAGGCGCTGCGGCACGCGGACGTCGCGGAGGTGACGATCGTGGAGCGGGACCCGGCGCTGAGCCGGCTGGCGGCCGAGGACCCGCGGCTGACGAGGCTCAACGAGCACGCGTACGGGGACCCGCGGCTGCGGGTGGTGCACGCGGAGGCGTTCGACTGGCTGCGGCGGTCGGCGCCGCGGGGGCGGTACGACGTGATCGTGTCGGATCTGCCGGGGCCGCGGAACACGGGGAGCACGAAGCTGTATTCGCAGGAGTCCTACGGGCTGGCGGGGCGGGCGCTGGCGGACGGGGGTCGGCTGGTGGTGCACGCGGCGTCGTGGGCGGGGCCTGGGTCCGGGTCCGCTTCCGGGAGCGGGAGCGGATCGGATTCCGGGAGCGGGACCGGGACCGGGAGCGGGACCGGATCCGAGGCCGGGGCGGTGGCCGGGCCGGGGTCCGGGGACGCCGCGCACAGCCTGTGGACGGTGGCGGCGACCGTACGGGCCGCGGGGCTGGCCCCGTGCGCGTACGAGGCGGGCGACAGCGACGACCGCTGGGGCTTCGTGCTCGCCGCCCGCCGCCCCCTCGCCCCGACGCTGCCCCCGGCGCGGGCCCGCTGGCGGCGCCGCCGGAGGCGGCGGACCTGGCGCCGTCGACGCTGCTGCACCCGAGGTATCAGCGGTGAAAACGGGGCGGGTTGCGGTCGTGCGGGGTCGGTGCCGCGTCGGGTCGGGTGGACTTTCCGCTGGTCGGGGTGGGTGCGGCGGCTTTCGGGGGCGGTGGAGTGACCCGTTCCCCCACCCGCCGCAGAACCCTGTGCCGGGCAGGTTCCCCGTGGGTAGGCTCCGCTCCATGGAGCGAGAGGTGCACGTACCGCAGCCCGCAGAAACCGTTCGCCGTGCCCTGTCCGACGCCGAGCGGGTCGCCCGCAGCGTCCCCGGGCTGACGCTCGACGAGGACGGGGCGGAGGAGCCGGGCACACTGCGCGGCCGGCTGCGGCTCCGCGTCGCCGGCTCCAGCATCACGTACCGCGGCACGCTGCGGCTGACGCCGGGCGGCCCCTCCGTCGCCGTGGAGGCCGAGGGCGAGGAGTCGCGCGGCAGCGGGTCGGTGACGGCGTCGCTGACCCTGACGCCGCGGGAGGCGACCGAGGAAGGGACGGCCACGCTGCTGTGCACGGGCACGGTGGCGAGCACGGGACGGCTGGCGGCAGTCGAGGCGGCGCAGGCACAGGCGGCGGGCGTACGGCTGCTGGAGCGCTTCGCGGAGAGCCTGGCGGCGGACCTGGAGGCGGAGCCGCTGCCGGAGGTGTCCCCGGAGCCGGGCGGGGAGCAGGCCGGGGAGCCGGAGCACCCCCACGACGCCGTACAGCCGGGCGACGGCACCGATGTCGGGCTCGGCGACGACAACGAGCGGGCCATCCCCGGGATCCCGGCCCCCGAGCAGTCCGCCGAGACGCCACCCGGCACGGGCAAGGTCTTCGACGCCGAGGTGCCGCCGCCGTCGCTCGACCCGCTGGCCGACGACGTGCTGGACGCGCTCTCCGACGAGGAGGAGGACGGGGACGAGCCGGTCGACGACCTGCTGGAGGAGCCGGAGGCCGCGCACGCCCGCCGCACGATGATCGGCCGCAGCGCGGAGGAGGTCGACCACGCCCCGCCGCGCGGCCGGTACGCCCCGACCCCGGCCGCGGACTCCCCCGTACAAGCGGCGGGCCTCCGCTGGCTGGCCCCGGCGGCGGCCCTGGCGGTGGCCACGGCAGTAATCCTGAGCCGAGCCCTACGCCGCCGCCACTGACCGCCTCCGGCGGGGGCGGCAGGCTCTGCCCGGCCGGGTTGACCGGGCGCCGGCCCGGGTCCAGCGCGTTCCTGCCGTACGCGCGGCCCGCGCCGCGGCGCCCGGGTGTGCGCAGCACCACGGCACGGCGGGCGCGGCACCCGAGCGGACACGCTCGTATCCCCACCGGCTTCGCCGCGCGCGACCGCTCACTGCCCCGCGCCTACGGCCACCCGCCCCGGTTCGCGCCCCGCCGCCGCTCCCCCTACGCCCGCTGCCCGCCGCCAGGCGTGCCACGCCGCCGTCCTCGGGTCCCTCGCGGCAGGGTGTCACGGGCCTCGTCTAGGCTCGGGGCGTGCCCACACGTCTCACCGCCGGTGACGCCGAGTTGACGATGGATCCCCGCAACGGCTGCCGGGTCGCGAGCCTGCGCGTGGCCGGGACCGAGTTGCTGCGGGCCGGCGATCGCTACGGCTGCTTCCCCATGGTCCCCTTCTGCGGCCGCCTGGAGCTGGGCGAGTTCCGCAACGGCGGCGTCAAGCACCGGCTCCCCGCCGACGCCCCGCCGCACGCCATCCACGGCACCGGCCGCAACACCGCCTGGCACACCGTGCGCGCCGACGACGCCTCCGCGGCCTTCTCGTACGACCTCGCCGACCCCTGGCCGTACCCGGGACGCGTGACCCAACTGGTCGAGCTGGAGCCGGACAAGGTGACGCTCACGCTCGCCGTGGAGACCACCGGCGACTCCTTCCCCGCGCAGGCCGGCTGGCACCCCTGGTTCGTACGCCATCTCTCCGGCGACGGGAACGACCCCGGCGTGCGCATCGACTTCGCCGCCGCCTGGCAGGAACAGCGCGGCGAGGACCACCTCCCCACCGGCAAGCGCATCGAGCCGCAGCCCGGCCCGTGGGACGACTGCTTCGGCATGCCCGACGGCGTCGACGTGACGCTCACCTGGCCCGGCCGGCTGGAGCTGACCGTCACCAGCCGCGCGGAGTGGGTCGTCGTCTACGACGAGCAGCCCGCGGCCGTCTGCGTGGAGCCGCAGTCCGGCCCGCCCAACGGGCTCAACACCCACCCGCGCCTCGTCACCCCCATCGATCCGCTGGAGGTATCGACCACCTGGGCGTGGCGCACGCTCGGTTAGGCTCACCGCCATGAGCGACGCACACGCCGACCTGCTGGGTCAGATCAAGGACAAGGCCGTCGTGCACGGCAAGGTGACCCTCTCCTCCGGCATCGAGGCCGACTACTACCTGGACCTGCGCCGCATCACCCTGGACGGCTCCGCCGCGCCGCTCGTCGGCCGCGTCATGCTCGATCTGGCCAAGGACTTCGCGTACGACGCGGTCGGCGGCCTCACCCTCGGCGCCGACCCCATCGCCGACGCCATGCTGCACGCCTCCGCCGCCGCCGGCGACCGCGCGCGCCCGCTGGACGCCTTCGTCGTACGGAAGGCGAGCAAGACGCACGGCATGCAGCGCCGCATCGAGGGCCCGGACGTCGCGGGCCGCCGGGTGCTGGTCGTCGAGGACACGTCGACGACGGGCGGTTCGGCGCTGACGGCCGTGGAGGCGGTGCGCGAGGCGGGGGCGGAGGTGGTCGCCGTCGCGACGATCGTGGACCGCGACACGGGCGCGGCCGAGCGCGTGCGCGACACGGCCGGCGTGCCGTATCTGTACGCCTACGGGCTCGCCGACCTGGGCCTCGGCTGAGCCGAACGGAGCGCTCCCACGGACCGGCGCGGGGTTATCCACAGGGCCGGGAAGCGCGGGCGGACATCTGGGAGGATGGGGGCACTCCAGGGGCGCCACGGCAACGGAGCCGGTCGCACTCGTACACGCACTGCAGACACCCGCACACACCCGCACGTCTCCAAGGAGCGGACAGATGCCCATCGCAACCCCCGAGGTCTACAACGAGATGCTGGACCGGGCGAAGGCAGGCAAGTTCGCCTACCCGGCCATCAACGTCACCTCGTCGCAGACTTTGCACGCCGCGCTGCGCGGCTTCGCCGAGGCCGAGAGCGACGGGATCGTCCAGATCTCCACAGGCGGCGCCGAGTTCCTGGGCGGGCAGTACAGCAAGGACATGGTCACGGGCGCCGTCGCCCTCGCGGAGTACGCGTCGATCGTCGCCGCGAAGTACCCGGTCAACGTCGCCCTGCACACCGACCACTGCCCCAAGGGCAAGCTCGACGGGTACGTGCGCCCGCTGCTCGCCGCCTCCGAGGAGCGCGTCGCCCGCGGGGAGAACCCGCTGTTCCAGTCGCACATGTGGGACGGCTCCGCCGAGACCCTTGCGGACAACCTGTCGATCGCGCAGGAGCTGCTGCCCCGCGCCGCGGCCGCGAAGATCATCCTGGAGGTCGAGATCACCCCGACCGGCGGCGAGGAGGACGGCGTCACCCACGAGATCAACGACGAGCTGTACACGACGGTGGACGACGCGCTGCGCACCGCCGAGGCGCTGGGCCTCGGCGAGCAGGGCCGCTACCTGCTGGCGGCGTCCTTCGGCAACGTGCACGGGGTCTACAAGCCGGGCAACGTCGTGCTCCGTCCCGAGCTGCTGAAGGACCTC from Streptomyces sp. CMB-StM0423 includes the following:
- the fbaA gene encoding class II fructose-bisphosphate aldolase, with the protein product MPIATPEVYNEMLDRAKAGKFAYPAINVTSSQTLHAALRGFAEAESDGIVQISTGGAEFLGGQYSKDMVTGAVALAEYASIVAAKYPVNVALHTDHCPKGKLDGYVRPLLAASEERVARGENPLFQSHMWDGSAETLADNLSIAQELLPRAAAAKIILEVEITPTGGEEDGVTHEINDELYTTVDDALRTAEALGLGEQGRYLLAASFGNVHGVYKPGNVVLRPELLKDLQEGVGAKYGKQSPFDFVFHGGSGSSEEEIATALENGVVKMNIDTDTQYAFTRPVAAHMFQNYDGVLKVDGEVGDKKAYDPRAWGKVAEASMAERVRTACDHLRSTGTKLK
- a CDS encoding DUF2617 family protein; its protein translation is MLTTLKTSYTDTRAQDLAWRLGMDPMPALAVLDLRLGSADVQLRLLGASHQVLLRDGDSACSETVACLPGSSTPLPLGVAKQVAGWEYEFAARVETLTRGAFESRAQELLALVADHPRGLAGTFPGSPHAFTALLVHRQGDVVGWRTWHSYPQEGRLVATRTTMAARVAEPV
- a CDS encoding ABC transporter permease, which gives rise to MSATPSATNDTEGMGAPGATTSRPLAPPRAADGGGALAGTGTLFRFALRRDRVRLPVWVLALFLGTASSVSSFDTSYNTAKKRADIAETMDSPAGLAMTGPRHYLDDYNIGSMTGHQMLGFTAVLVGIMSVLIISRHTRTEEETNRAELVRSGVVGRHSYLAAALGVAVVANVALGLLLAAGLSGMGVDGVDGKGALLYGLAHTAVGIFFAAVAAITVQVTAYARGASGMAMAVIGAAYALRAAGDVGNDWVSWLSPIGWVQRTYVFVDNRWWPLLLVLAAAVVCAAAGFFLSTRRDVGAGLRAARLGSPVGSEGLTTPLGFALRLHRGLLAGFGAGALLLGVMYGSILGDAEEMIDGIDELEEQLAEVGGANVAESFASVVMIVLAVVCSIYVVMAALRPRAEESAGRAEPLLATALSRDRWVLSHTFVGAAGGTALILLAGIGFGASGAASTGDGGLFLKLVGAALAFAPALWVTIGLAVALFGWFPRAVAAAWVVPVYGFVVDYLGEILKFPDILGDLSPFGHIPQLPAQDMSWPPLLVLTAIAVGLVWLGLLGFRRRDLETK
- a CDS encoding 2-hydroxyacid dehydrogenase, giving the protein MEIVAYGVQADELPVIEPAFAAAFGGEHTLRCLDLFLNRDTVPTAAGYEIVLTGANDELDGTALHRLAAGGTRFLAQRSTGYNNIDLHAARDAGLAVARVSHYSPYSVAEFAWALALAVNRRLVRAATRSREFDFRLDGLMGRDFHGRTAGILGTGKIGEVFARIAHGFGMRLLGSDVVENPDCLALGMEYVGTDRLFAESDLISLHAPLLPETHHTVDAAALAAMKDDAILVNSSRGGLVDTDALIETLRAGRLGGVGLDVYEEEAGLFHHDRSMEVMTDDRLARLMTFGNVLVTSHQAYFTADAVGQITEATLANVRDWLAGRTGENFLLPPAGSG
- a CDS encoding ABC transporter ATP-binding protein: MTKAITVSGLTKTFGRTRALDGLDLDVETGEVHGFLGPNGAGKSTTIRVLLGLLRADTGTAQVLGGDPWADAVTLHRRLAYVPGDVELWPNLTGGEAIDLLARLRGGIDKQRRDDLIERFDLDPTKKGRSYSKGNRQKVAIVAALASDAELLLLDEPTAGLDPLMEVVFQDVITQAKADGKTVLLSSHILAQVEKLADKVSIIRLGKIVQSGTLSEMRHLTRTTIEAETERPATGIDQLPGIHQLRTDDSRVHFAVDGEHLDAAVRRLGEFGIRSLVSHPPTLEELMLRHYGDELEHNGHHSEAGAA
- a CDS encoding pyridoxal phosphate-dependent aminotransferase, giving the protein MGRPPLSSRLTPFVTTIFAEMSALAVRTGAINLGQGFPDTDGPAEVAEAAVRAIREGRGNQYPPGPGIPELRHAVAEHQRRWYGLEWDPESEVLVTAGATEAVAAALLALLEPGNEVIALEPYYDSYAAGIAMAGARRVPVTLRPDTGAGAGAPAYRLDLDELRAAVTPATRLILLNSPHNPTGTVLDRTELEAVAALARERDLLVVTDEVYEHLVFDGAHIPLAALPGMRERTVSISSAGKSYSFTGWKVGWVTAPAPLVAAVRTAKQYLTYVSAGPFQYAVAEALALPDAYLTGLRADLLRKRDLLAAGLTEAGLRVFRPAGTYFITADITPLGEKDGVAYCMSLPERCGVVAVPTQVFYDDPDAGRCIVRFAFCKKDEVLTEAVRRLKEGRSA
- a CDS encoding SRPBCC family protein translates to MEREVHVPQPAETVRRALSDAERVARSVPGLTLDEDGAEEPGTLRGRLRLRVAGSSITYRGTLRLTPGGPSVAVEAEGEESRGSGSVTASLTLTPREATEEGTATLLCTGTVASTGRLAAVEAAQAQAAGVRLLERFAESLAADLEAEPLPEVSPEPGGEQAGEPEHPHDAVQPGDGTDVGLGDDNERAIPGIPAPEQSAETPPGTGKVFDAEVPPPSLDPLADDVLDALSDEEEDGDEPVDDLLEEPEAAHARRTMIGRSAEEVDHAPPRGRYAPTPAADSPVQAAGLRWLAPAAALAVATAVILSRALRRRH
- a CDS encoding aldose epimerase family protein, with the translated sequence MDPRNGCRVASLRVAGTELLRAGDRYGCFPMVPFCGRLELGEFRNGGVKHRLPADAPPHAIHGTGRNTAWHTVRADDASAAFSYDLADPWPYPGRVTQLVELEPDKVTLTLAVETTGDSFPAQAGWHPWFVRHLSGDGNDPGVRIDFAAAWQEQRGEDHLPTGKRIEPQPGPWDDCFGMPDGVDVTLTWPGRLELTVTSRAEWVVVYDEQPAAVCVEPQSGPPNGLNTHPRLVTPIDPLEVSTTWAWRTLG
- the pyrE gene encoding orotate phosphoribosyltransferase; the encoded protein is MSDAHADLLGQIKDKAVVHGKVTLSSGIEADYYLDLRRITLDGSAAPLVGRVMLDLAKDFAYDAVGGLTLGADPIADAMLHASAAAGDRARPLDAFVVRKASKTHGMQRRIEGPDVAGRRVLVVEDTSTTGGSALTAVEAVREAGAEVVAVATIVDRDTGAAERVRDTAGVPYLYAYGLADLGLG